The stretch of DNA ATCACTGAGGATGGTGATTCTGCTCTCATGAGACCTCACCTGGAGTCCTTCATCCTGCTTAGGGGCTCCCCACATAGGAGCCCCTGCTGGATGCAGAACACAGGGCTGGACCAGCTCTGCCTCAAAGACaagctgagagagttggggtcattcagcctggagaagaggaggcttcAAGCCTTCTAGTGCCTGAAGGGGGCTTTCAGATGGAGAGGGGATTTTCACAAGGGCATTAGTGATAGAAAAAGGGAGAATGGCTTCCAGCTGAAAGAGGGcaaatattaggaagaaattctttgttATTCTATGATCTGGTCCTCTATCCATTGAAGAAGGAATGCCATGGTGAACCTATTTGCATGCTTGGAGTAGGATAAACTGTGTCAGGCATTTCTATCACATTTATTAGAACGGACCTTGTTTTGAAGAGGAGTTGGatgaaaaatttttctttattaattaaCTGCATGACCTAAGCAATGTGacaagatgatgatgatgatgatgatgacgacaCAAGTCAGGGTGTCCTATTTTATTCTGTGAAATCATTGTAACAGGCATCACTGGAGGCAACATCACATCCCATTTCCCAAGTTCCTGTGCTGCAGACTTTCCTGCTGGGGGTAGGAGGACTTGAGCTTGAATTTCAGTATGAAGGCATGGCCCTTTTGAAATCAGTGAGAACTTTACCATTGCCTTCAGAGGGACCAGCATTTTGGCACACTATGCCCATTAACTCTTGTTGAAACATTCAGTGAGAAAGCTAATTATGATAGTGGCTTCTGTGATGTGGGCAACCACAAAGTCATTTGCTGAGCATCCATCTTCTTCTAACAGCTTTTGCTCATTAGGAACTTTGGTTCTGGTTCTACAGAAGATCTCATTGACTCCATTCAAATTCGGGGCACAGTTCAAAAGCAGAGTGACTTTGGCAGTCACTGCTGATTTCAtgagctccagctgctgtccctTGCTGTCCTAGGAGCTGACAAAATTGCTTGTGAGGCTGGGCCACCAACAAAACCAGGGAACTTACCAAAGTTTAAAATTAATCCCATGAAAGCTCTTGTGTCATTGAGCCACCATCCAAATTCAGAGGTAAGGGTTAAGCTGTCCAGGTTTCTCAGCCTCAGTCAGATTTCAGCCAGCAAATCAAGGTTTCTCTTTCTAAGGTTGTGGGgttcaagcaaggctggtaccctggctggaaccagcacggcAGCTAATCCCCAGCTGCtcggtccatatcccactgcatcaatgtgatggatggcaaatatggcgatttattgcagggaaacttaacattttatagtctggagtcactgtgttactcccatctgcttacatcacacCTAGATGCTATTGGCCAATTGCAGAaggttttactatcctaacagagaggggggtTAGCtaactttccgtaacatcccgaGTTCTTCAGATCACCAGGCCTTAAACTACAACATAAGGTGAATGAAAATAACTGTGACCAACAAGGGGAGCTTCTTACTAAAATAAAAGAGACATTCCCTCTCTACATACTTTGACTTTAAGCTCAAATAAAGGAACATAATAATTTCAGAGGAATCATGCCTGGTGGAggcttttttgtgtgtgctaATCTTGCCTATTTTACTTTGTAGAAGCTTCAGCTATAGAGTTAATTCTACATATAATTAGAAGTAAAGCTCACAAACATTTAGGAGATAGgtattttttgaatttttccgCAGTAAAAGCTGAGTCTGATAATATCACACGACACCAGGAGCCCTTTAGAGTCAGCCTACAATGCCCAGGTCTTTAATCTGGCACAGATGTTATCTCCTACTGTAATAACAAGAAAAGCTATGAAAATATACGTTGAACAGATAGGAAGGTAAAAGTTAAATGGTTCTGTGAGTTTCTAATAATCCTGAAAATAGTAGCAATTTTGGAATGGCAGGTACCTCAAATACTGCTCTGAATTGTTCTGCTTCATATCATTATTCTACTCACCAGCTGTCACATTCTGTGAGGAAGGGAGAACAGTGCTGTAGATGTCTAGACTTAATGAAAATGTTTAGATGCATTGAAATCATGAAGTAGATTTTCTCATCTAGAGGAAATGCAAGAAAGCTGCACTTTACATTGTTTATTAGGAATGAACAAAGAAGTTAAGGAGGGGAGTTTTTTTCAATTGAAGGTGTATTACAAAATCTTAACTTGTTAGcctcttcagaaagaaaagggtAGGTTTACTTCAATGCAAGAGGGTAAAATACTATGTTTAAACACAGCACACTGGCCATGCATATTATTGGTAACACTGTTCTAACCAGCACAAACCCAGCCCACCACATTTAGTTTAGCAAGGGGGACAATAACGCAGAGCGTCCCCAAAAGCGCTGGGAAATAAATCACGCATCATTACATCAGCCGGGCAGCAACTCCTGCTGATAAGGAACGCCTGCTCCCTCTGCTTTGGGAAAGGCCGGGATTTATTGCTCTTCAGTCTGCACACCGGGGGAAAGGACCATAACTTCATTTTGCCACCCTGCCTGCTGCCGCCCGCCCCCCGGGCGATACTCCGGCATTACAGCCCATTCCAGGAGCAGAAGggggatcgggatcaggatcggAATCGGGATCGGAGCCTTTGTGCTGCCGCTCGGACGCCGCCGCAGCTCTGTGGCAGAAAGTAGTCCCGTCCTCACGGGCCAGGGCTGAACCGCATCGCAGGCGGCGGAGGGGGCGAAAGGAGGCAAAGTAGTCCCGCTGGAATGCGGCCCCCCCCCCACCTCGCCCCTTCCCTGTGCTCGGGGGGTGCTGTAACCCCGCTCACCTCCCTCCCTTAGGGAGCTCTCCTGAGCCGCGCTCCCCGCCGGCTGCGGGGCTGCCTGGGGTGTGCGCGATCCTGCCCGGGAGAGGGGAAGCAGAGCGCCCCCGCCCCTCCGCTCCGGCCCTCCCCGACGGGAGCGGTGCCGGGGGCGGGCGCTGCGCCGGGAGCCGGCCGGGCACGGCgcgggaggaggagaaggaagaggaggaggactGTATCCCTGCGCCTGTGCGCGGCTGGCGGAGGCGGAGGGGTGGATGGGGGAAGGACCGCGGCGGTCGcggtgaggcggcggcagcaacagcagcagcagccggcATGGAGGGCAGCGCCCGCTCCCGCGGCGGCACGCCGGGGCCAGTGGCCTGCTAGGGACCGGCGAGGGGGGATCTCCGCGGCCGCCCTTCCCCGcctcccagcccccccccccctttccccACCGCTTCCCCCGCCCGCCTGGAAGCATGAACTGGCAGCGGAGGTGCTgctccccgccgccgcctccccgccgGTGAGAgcgaggagggagggaagatgGGGGCCGTCCTGCGCAGCCTACTCGCCTGCAGTTTTTGTTCCCTGATGCGAGGtgagcggggcgggcggcggcggcgggaggggcagggggaaagTTGCCGGGTTGGTGGCGAGGGGCCATGTTTGGGCGTGCGGGAGGGGAGCGGCGAGGCCTGGCTgccggcggggcgcggggccCGGCGCGGGGGCAGCGCTCGctcccggccgccgccgcctctcCGGCTCCTGAGCAACTTCCCGAACCGCGCCGGGAGCAGTCCTCCCTGCCAGCGGCCACCGGCCGCGTCCCGACCCGCCCTATTGTTGTTTTCaagttttttcattttccttttttttttttctttttttttcgtacttgttctgttttgtttgtttgtttgtttgtttttaaggcTCGCCTTAAACTATCTCACGCTCCCCCCGTGTCTCTCTGCACCCCCAGCAGTTCGTGGGCACCGGCGGCTCTGGGGCAGAGCTCGGCCGCGCCGGCGTCAGGCTGGTCCCGCTGTGCCCATAGCCGGGCTGGTCCCGCTGTGCCCATAGCCGGGCTGGTCCCGCTGTGCCCATAGCCGGGCTGGTCCCGTTCCCCCCGCGGTTCCATCCTGCGGGGTGCGGGAGCGGGGAATGCCAGGAAAGCGGTGCTGCCCCGACCCGCTCCTCGCAGCCGAGGGAGCGAGGGGAGCAGTGAAGGCTCAGCTTTCAGCTGGGCTGGCGCTGCGCTGGGACTTGAAAGAAGTTTGTGTTTCTCTGGTGAACCACCACGGATGCTCATACGGCTTTAAAGGAACAGTCGAGTGCCTTACGAGGGGATGTTACTTAAAGTAGCTGAGAATTTTGATTCTACTTCCCGGCTGCTACAAATTTCTTGTCTTTCAGGGTAcaatctgaaagaaaacaggatttcttcaattttttttaaaatgcaaacctAACTACAGAGTTATCTGTGCTCAGTCTTTCTGGGAAGAAATCGCCTGTGGTGCTTGCATACATAATTCCTCTGTTTACttgattttgactttttttcatACTAGATGGGAAGAGATTAATTGCTAACAGTTAATTGACTACATTTTGAATTAGAGAGTTCATCCCCATTAGAGTGTTTTGATGAAAGTTAGTCTAAGGGTGGTGTAGATTGAAGTAACTGCTCAATCTCCAGTTGCTCAGTAATCTGGAAAACTAAGATTTTCATCTCATccatagcttttttttttttttttttttttaccccgTGCATCTGTTTGCCATATTGTATCCTGTTTGCAGAGATACAAATATACTTATTTAAATGGCATGTGTAACTTTTCATACTTCATGTTGTGGCAGTTAAACcccaaattttaaaagttttaaattggCTCAGGAGTATAGGGAGAAACTGTTTCCTGCTTAGTTTCTTTTAATAAGTAACAATCATACCCATTCTTAATATACCATGTGTTTGGCTTCAGTTTGATGTTCAGTCTAGTTCAAATGACAGCACAGAAATAATTGTTGTATGTGATGTCACATAATATTGTTACAGTGATTTCTGCAAATTAA from Poecile atricapillus isolate bPoeAtr1 chromosome Z, bPoeAtr1.hap1, whole genome shotgun sequence encodes:
- the LOC131572590 gene encoding proline-rich protein 36-like, with the translated sequence MLPGGRGKRWGKGGGGWEAGKGGRGDPPSPVPSRPLAPACRRGSGRCPPCRLLLLLLPPPHRDRRGPSPIHPSASASRAQAQGYSPPPLPSPPPAPCPAGSRRSARPRHRSRRGGPERRGGGALLPLSRAGSRTPQAAPQPAGSAAQESSLREGGERGYSTPRAQGRGEVGGGPHSSGTTLPPFAPSAACDAVQPWPVRTGLLSATELRRRPSGSTKAPIPIPILIPIPLLLLEWAVMPEYRPGGGRQQAGWQNEVMVLSPGVQTEEQ